Proteins encoded together in one Marinobacter sp. Arc7-DN-1 window:
- a CDS encoding matrixin family metalloprotease, protein MAVLLPLALPSSADNGEGGYRLLELDGYKVKWGEQTLGVGASISYAFADETLRFDDARNCRDLAPMKALSGQDIPFERLVRETEEAFRVWERAADLSFHRVADIRDADIILGAQGQPRMQAFANVSYGPDEKEGVRAIDQSLVCLNPDHKWKVGFDGDNDVYDIRYTLIHEIGHAIGLDHPGPSGQVMGFRYTEAFAELQPGDLRGVQRLYGRGANDGQLANGPDPHLFKPAL, encoded by the coding sequence ATGGCCGTTCTCCTGCCACTGGCGCTTCCATCGTCTGCCGATAACGGAGAAGGCGGTTATCGGCTACTTGAACTGGACGGCTACAAGGTCAAGTGGGGCGAGCAGACATTAGGGGTAGGGGCAAGCATCAGCTACGCCTTTGCCGACGAGACGCTGCGGTTCGATGATGCGCGCAACTGTCGTGATCTGGCGCCGATGAAGGCGCTTTCCGGGCAGGATATCCCCTTCGAGAGGCTGGTGCGGGAGACGGAAGAGGCGTTTCGGGTTTGGGAACGCGCTGCTGATCTCTCATTCCACCGGGTTGCCGATATCCGGGATGCGGATATCATTCTCGGTGCACAAGGTCAGCCGCGCATGCAGGCTTTCGCCAATGTGTCCTACGGGCCCGATGAGAAAGAGGGCGTGCGCGCCATCGACCAGTCCCTCGTGTGCCTGAACCCCGACCACAAGTGGAAGGTCGGGTTTGACGGCGACAACGATGTCTACGATATCCGCTATACGCTGATTCATGAAATCGGTCACGCCATTGGCCTGGATCACCCAGGACCATCCGGGCAAGTGATGGGGTTTCGATATACCGAAGCGTTCGCCGAGCTGCAGCCCGGCGATCTGCGCGGCGTCCAGCGGCTCTATGGGCGTGGCGCCAATGATGGCCAACTGGCCAACGGCCCCGACCCCCATCTCTTTAAGCCAGCGCTTTAA
- a CDS encoding haloacid dehalogenase-like hydrolase, whose translation MQCALVYDFDGTLARGNCAEHGLMPALGLSEQSDFWPEVNRKNRERDGDEILTYLGELAKRARDVGKHDELTPERLRMHGQSIPLFPGVVDWFDAINRFASDQGIALSHYIVSSGLEEMIRGTPVAKHFKKIFGCRYHYDENTGHAKWPAVAIDYTTKTQYLFRINKGIENSWDNVTINEYIEPGERPFPFDHVIYFGDGDTDIPAMKMVKTQGGCSLAVFDGEKWGERSTQEKIGKLISEERANYVVPGDYSTGSQLDVTVRGILRLYKRKHG comes from the coding sequence ATGCAATGCGCTCTCGTCTATGACTTCGACGGCACCCTCGCCCGCGGAAACTGCGCCGAGCATGGTCTGATGCCGGCTTTGGGTTTGAGCGAACAGTCCGATTTCTGGCCCGAAGTGAACCGAAAGAACCGCGAGCGGGATGGCGATGAGATCCTCACCTACCTCGGCGAGCTGGCCAAGCGCGCCCGCGATGTGGGCAAGCACGATGAGTTGACCCCTGAAAGACTCCGGATGCACGGCCAGTCCATTCCCCTGTTCCCCGGTGTGGTGGACTGGTTTGATGCCATCAATCGCTTTGCCAGCGACCAGGGCATTGCCCTGAGCCATTACATCGTCTCAAGCGGGCTGGAGGAGATGATTCGCGGAACGCCGGTGGCGAAGCATTTCAAGAAAATCTTCGGCTGCCGCTACCACTACGATGAAAACACCGGGCACGCGAAGTGGCCCGCCGTTGCCATCGACTATACCACCAAGACCCAGTACCTGTTCCGCATCAACAAGGGCATTGAGAACAGCTGGGATAACGTCACCATCAATGAATACATCGAACCCGGGGAACGCCCCTTCCCCTTTGATCACGTTATTTATTTTGGTGACGGCGACACGGATATTCCGGCCATGAAAATGGTGAAGACGCAAGGCGGATGCAGTCTCGCGGTATTCGACGGTGAGAAATGGGGCGAGCGGAGCACACAGGAAAAGATCGGGAAGCTCATCTCTGAAGAGAGAGCAAACTATGTGGTGCCGGGTGATTACTCCACAGGCAGTCAGTTGGACGTTACTGTGAGGGGTATCCTTCGGCTGTACAAACGAAAGCACGGCTGA
- a CDS encoding class I SAM-dependent methyltransferase yields the protein MQNPTEPKYVPALGYHWLTPYYDAVVGTTTRERSFKHALIKQAGFEPGQQVLDLASGTGTLAIWIKQYQPQVHVTGVDGDPAILSLATRKAQKAKVSVQFERALSYSLPYPAAHFDRVVSSLFFHHLSWENKQRTVQELFRVLKPGAELHVADWGRASNILMRGLFLFVQLLDGFKNTQDNVSGKLVTLFEQAGFVDVTQRQTFSTIYGTMALYSAVKPC from the coding sequence ATGCAGAACCCGACGGAACCAAAATACGTGCCAGCACTGGGCTACCACTGGCTTACTCCCTACTACGACGCTGTCGTTGGAACCACAACACGGGAGCGTAGTTTCAAACACGCCCTCATCAAACAAGCAGGCTTCGAGCCGGGGCAGCAAGTACTTGATCTGGCGTCTGGAACAGGCACCCTGGCAATCTGGATAAAACAATACCAGCCACAAGTCCACGTTACCGGAGTTGACGGCGATCCGGCCATCTTGTCTCTTGCGACCCGCAAGGCACAAAAAGCAAAGGTCTCGGTGCAGTTCGAACGCGCACTGTCCTACAGCCTGCCATATCCGGCGGCACACTTTGATCGGGTTGTTTCAAGCTTATTTTTTCACCACCTGTCATGGGAAAACAAACAACGCACAGTGCAGGAGCTGTTCCGGGTTCTCAAACCGGGAGCAGAGCTGCACGTCGCCGATTGGGGACGTGCCAGCAACATTTTGATGCGAGGGTTGTTTCTGTTCGTTCAGCTTCTCGATGGTTTTAAAAACACCCAGGATAACGTGTCGGGAAAACTCGTCACACTCTTCGAGCAAGCCGGGTTTGTTGACGTAACGCAGCGACAAACCTTCAGCACCATCTACGGAACAATGGCGCTCTATAGTGCGGTCAAACCCTGTTAA
- a CDS encoding class I SAM-dependent methyltransferase: protein MGANRQHEEQAPIAKEYARLAVEYDTRWSFYIEATTRETMKRLSLLPTDRLLDVGCGTGALLHHLSTTHPAAQLSGVDPVPEMLAIARRRLSPSIELREGWAEHLPFAEQQFDVIVSCNMFHYIRKPVAALLEMKRVLRPGGQLIITDWCDDYWACRVCNLYLRLFSRTYVKTYHERECVQLMKEAGYTVKTIDRYKINWLWGMMTVKATKDAPRQVG, encoded by the coding sequence ATGGGCGCAAACAGACAGCACGAAGAGCAAGCGCCCATCGCGAAGGAGTACGCCCGGCTCGCGGTGGAATACGACACGAGGTGGTCATTCTACATCGAGGCCACGACACGGGAGACCATGAAACGGCTAAGCTTGCTGCCGACAGACCGGTTGCTCGATGTTGGCTGTGGCACTGGCGCTTTGCTTCACCATTTGTCGACAACACATCCGGCCGCGCAGCTGTCCGGCGTTGATCCCGTACCGGAGATGCTGGCAATCGCACGCCGCAGGCTTTCGCCATCCATCGAGCTCCGTGAGGGGTGGGCTGAGCACCTGCCATTCGCGGAGCAACAGTTCGATGTCATCGTTTCATGCAACATGTTTCACTATATTCGTAAGCCCGTCGCCGCGTTGCTCGAAATGAAGCGGGTGTTGCGTCCAGGCGGTCAGCTGATCATCACGGACTGGTGCGACGACTACTGGGCTTGCCGGGTTTGCAATCTGTACCTGCGTCTGTTCAGTCGCACCTACGTCAAGACCTATCACGAGCGGGAGTGTGTTCAGCTAATGAAGGAAGCCGGGTACACGGTCAAGACTATTGATCGCTACAAAATCAACTGGCTGTGGGGAATGATGACGGTCAAAGCTACGAAAGACGCACCCAGACAAGTCGGTTGA
- a CDS encoding DUF2141 domain-containing protein, with the protein MKILDIRNSAGAVACALFESPEGFPTEFLRSASNIMIIKVRDTQARCDFEDIPPGTYALAVIHDEDLDGKLGTNWLGIPTEGYGFSNDAKAFMGAPSFDAASFPYDGRNLDLTISLNY; encoded by the coding sequence GTGAAGATTCTGGACATCAGAAACAGCGCTGGAGCGGTAGCTTGCGCGCTTTTCGAATCGCCAGAGGGTTTTCCTACTGAGTTTCTGCGCTCCGCAAGCAATATCATGATAATAAAAGTTCGGGATACGCAGGCGCGTTGCGACTTTGAAGACATCCCGCCGGGAACGTATGCGCTTGCCGTCATTCATGATGAAGATTTGGACGGCAAACTTGGCACCAACTGGCTGGGGATCCCCACGGAAGGCTACGGTTTTTCAAACGACGCAAAAGCCTTTATGGGTGCACCTTCGTTCGATGCCGCCAGCTTTCCGTACGATGGGCGAAACCTGGATCTGACCATCAGCTTGAATTACTGA
- a CDS encoding PRC-barrel domain containing protein, with the protein MKRLHTFAFYVLVTPTIALGSGVVLAAQPTTGSEVSQGQQGYKQDQDATKSTTANLQADKKMNDQAGMQSRSYMDAAPANGMHASKLIGAEVKTTGEENVAISWDKVMKSGTADKQELRIDESRDALLSAPEYKKQK; encoded by the coding sequence ATGAAAAGATTACATACATTCGCATTTTATGTGTTGGTTACACCGACCATAGCGTTAGGTTCAGGCGTAGTACTTGCTGCCCAGCCAACGACTGGCTCGGAGGTTTCCCAGGGACAGCAGGGTTACAAGCAGGATCAGGACGCGACCAAGTCAACGACCGCGAATCTTCAAGCTGACAAGAAAATGAACGACCAGGCCGGCATGCAGAGCCGGAGTTATATGGACGCTGCCCCGGCTAATGGTATGCACGCGAGCAAGCTGATTGGTGCTGAGGTTAAAACCACCGGTGAGGAAAACGTGGCGATTAGCTGGGATAAAGTGATGAAATCCGGCACTGCTGATAAGCAGGAACTGCGGATTGACGAGAGCCGTGACGCTCTGCTCTCTGCACCGGAGTATAAAAAGCAGAAGTGA
- a CDS encoding histone deacetylase, with protein MIGDRSVHVFYDEVMLGHNPEVDLPFMPSRVEKRVRSILKGLDFKWSYPEHPGRLTAIKAYLDEHPIKGVQVRTGAASAMYNQLARVHTASYLDHMFSLAGKRAWLDKDTTAVSPESINAATAAAGNAIAAVESVLKGECNSAFALVRPPGHHAEPVRARGFCLLNNVAVAAAHAQAKLGCERILIIDWDAHHGNGTQDIFWAEPDVLFFDTHCEAPFYPGSGHIEEVGDGLGEGYTINVPLPETAGDVAFEKVFRDILVPAADYFKPDLVLVSAGFDPHRNDMALNLTYDGFRVITRIVQEIAEKHCEGRLALVLEGGYSLTSLSKGVHAVLETLAGGDVPKVWEMGVREAENAAEFHRSAFSDEEEE; from the coding sequence ATGATCGGCGATCGCAGTGTACATGTGTTTTATGATGAGGTAATGCTGGGACACAACCCTGAGGTGGATCTGCCGTTCATGCCCAGCCGGGTGGAAAAGCGCGTCAGGTCCATTCTCAAGGGGCTGGATTTCAAATGGAGTTATCCGGAACATCCGGGCCGGCTGACTGCAATCAAGGCGTACCTCGATGAGCATCCCATAAAGGGTGTCCAGGTCAGGACCGGAGCCGCCTCTGCAATGTACAACCAACTGGCGCGAGTACACACCGCCTCCTACCTGGATCACATGTTTTCACTGGCGGGCAAGCGTGCCTGGCTCGACAAGGATACAACAGCCGTTTCACCGGAAAGCATTAACGCGGCCACCGCAGCGGCCGGAAATGCCATTGCTGCCGTAGAAAGTGTCTTGAAGGGTGAATGCAATAGCGCGTTCGCCCTGGTGCGCCCCCCCGGGCATCACGCTGAGCCGGTGCGGGCTCGGGGTTTCTGTCTGCTCAACAACGTTGCCGTAGCGGCGGCCCATGCCCAGGCCAAACTGGGCTGTGAACGTATCCTGATCATTGACTGGGACGCCCACCACGGTAACGGTACCCAGGATATCTTCTGGGCAGAGCCGGATGTGCTGTTCTTTGACACCCATTGCGAGGCGCCCTTTTATCCGGGTTCGGGCCACATCGAGGAGGTCGGTGACGGTCTCGGGGAGGGTTACACCATCAATGTTCCGCTGCCGGAAACTGCGGGTGACGTTGCCTTTGAGAAAGTCTTTCGCGACATTCTGGTGCCTGCTGCCGATTACTTTAAACCGGATCTTGTGCTGGTCTCGGCCGGGTTCGACCCACACCGTAACGATATGGCGCTGAACCTGACCTACGACGGCTTCCGGGTGATCACCCGAATCGTTCAGGAGATCGCCGAAAAGCACTGTGAAGGACGACTGGCACTGGTTCTGGAAGGCGGTTACAGCCTGACGTCGCTTTCTAAAGGGGTGCATGCGGTGCTTGAGACGCTGGCAGGCGGCGACGTGCCGAAAGTCTGGGAAATGGGCGTCAGGGAAGCAGAAAATGCGGCAGAATTCCACCGCTCTGCTTTCAGCGATGAGGAAGAAGAATAA
- a CDS encoding phosphoethanolamine transferase, whose product MKRFWQNLAVMNKSTLIVLVSIFLMAFDNRAFFSNIIEVYPLNLDNAAFLISLAVVFGAALIVILSLVCYRYSTKPVLITILMLSSFAAYFMDSYNTVIDTDMLRNVAQTNVSEASDLMSGTLAVYVILLGILPSLFVYRVQLTTGTVRRDILSTAKLASISLGVGVLTVVIFSNFYASFIREHKILRYYANPSFYLVSTFKFAGSAIESSSLPFKMIAQDAKAAPPERPRELTIMVVGETARADRFSLNGYERETNPELAKNNVISFSDFWSCGTSTAASVPCMFSVYGQSDYDQKKAESTENVLDIIARAGVNVLWLDNNSDSKGVADRITYRDFKTSENNPDCNDEECRDTGMLADLQEYIDAHPKGDILIVLHQMGNHGPAYYKRYPKAFEKYTPVCQTNQLEDCSKESINNAYDNAILYTDFFLSKVIDVLRRNTAEFETGLFYLSDHGESLGEFDMYLHGLPLFIAPEAQRHVPVVMWFSDNFSGVNEKALQASKDRTMNQDWVFHTLLGLFDVRTDVYKPNLDILNISGPVKQG is encoded by the coding sequence ATGAAACGTTTCTGGCAGAATCTGGCTGTCATGAATAAATCGACACTGATTGTTCTGGTGTCCATATTCCTGATGGCGTTCGATAACCGTGCGTTCTTTTCGAACATAATCGAGGTCTATCCACTGAACCTGGATAATGCCGCGTTTCTGATCTCCCTGGCGGTGGTCTTCGGTGCTGCCCTGATCGTGATTCTTTCTCTGGTGTGTTATCGCTATTCCACCAAGCCGGTATTGATCACGATCCTGATGCTCTCCTCCTTTGCCGCCTATTTCATGGACAGCTATAACACGGTGATCGATACCGACATGCTGCGTAACGTGGCGCAGACTAATGTGTCTGAAGCGTCGGATCTGATGTCAGGCACCCTGGCGGTGTACGTGATTTTGCTGGGCATTCTGCCGTCATTGTTTGTGTACCGCGTCCAACTCACTACCGGAACGGTTCGGCGGGATATTCTGTCAACCGCCAAACTGGCGTCAATCTCTCTGGGTGTTGGCGTGCTGACCGTCGTGATCTTCAGTAATTTCTATGCCTCTTTTATCCGGGAACATAAGATACTGAGGTATTACGCCAATCCGTCTTTTTACCTTGTCTCGACCTTCAAGTTTGCCGGTAGCGCCATTGAAAGCAGCAGCCTGCCGTTTAAAATGATTGCCCAGGATGCCAAGGCCGCACCGCCGGAGCGCCCGCGTGAGCTGACTATTATGGTGGTTGGCGAAACCGCAAGAGCGGACCGGTTTTCACTGAATGGCTATGAGCGTGAGACCAACCCCGAACTGGCGAAAAACAATGTCATCAGTTTTTCGGACTTCTGGTCCTGCGGAACGTCGACGGCTGCGTCTGTGCCCTGCATGTTTTCCGTGTATGGCCAGTCGGACTACGATCAGAAAAAAGCCGAATCCACCGAAAACGTACTGGATATTATCGCTCGCGCCGGCGTTAACGTACTGTGGCTCGACAATAATTCCGACTCCAAGGGCGTGGCCGATCGGATAACGTACCGTGATTTCAAAACATCGGAGAACAATCCGGACTGCAATGATGAAGAGTGCCGGGACACCGGAATGCTGGCGGACCTGCAGGAGTACATTGATGCCCACCCGAAAGGGGATATCCTGATCGTGTTGCACCAGATGGGCAATCACGGGCCAGCTTATTACAAGCGTTACCCAAAGGCGTTCGAAAAGTATACGCCGGTCTGCCAAACCAACCAGCTAGAGGACTGCAGCAAGGAATCCATCAACAATGCCTACGACAACGCGATTCTGTATACCGATTTTTTTCTGTCAAAAGTGATTGATGTGCTCAGGCGTAATACGGCCGAGTTTGAAACCGGGCTGTTCTACCTGAGTGACCACGGTGAATCATTGGGTGAATTTGACATGTACCTGCACGGCCTGCCGCTGTTTATTGCGCCCGAGGCCCAGCGTCATGTTCCGGTGGTCATGTGGTTCTCCGACAACTTTTCCGGCGTGAACGAGAAAGCCCTGCAAGCCAGCAAGGACCGGACCATGAATCAGGATTGGGTATTCCACACGCTGCTGGGGCTGTTTGATGTGCGTACCGATGTTTACAAGCCGAACCTCGATATCCTCAATATCTCCGGGCCTGTAAAACAGGGTTAG